A single Desulfitobacterium chlororespirans DSM 11544 DNA region contains:
- a CDS encoding electron transfer flavoprotein subunit beta/FixA family protein yields MHFVVCLKQVPDSSEVRIDPKTNTLMREGVPSIINPYDAHALEEAIRLKEKMGGKVTIVTMGPPQAKEALRKAMSFGADRAILLSDRAFGGSDSLATAYIITQAILKINETDPVDLVLAGKEAIDGDTAQTGPGIACRLGFPQLTYVIKVTDINKDTITVQRKLETGKEVVQAKLPALLTVEKELNDLRYASLPNMMKAASYEPEMIDSKSFEFDVTQMGLKGSPTSVNKIFAPPARSGGETFDGTKDPQGVAAQVVEKMFQHNIIMVNPAAKGGNR; encoded by the coding sequence TTGCATTTCGTAGTTTGTCTAAAACAAGTTCCGGACTCATCTGAAGTTCGGATTGACCCCAAAACGAACACGCTAATGCGTGAAGGGGTACCGTCTATTATTAATCCATATGATGCCCATGCCCTTGAAGAGGCAATCCGTCTTAAAGAGAAAATGGGTGGGAAAGTTACTATTGTCACAATGGGTCCTCCCCAAGCGAAAGAAGCACTCCGGAAAGCCATGTCCTTTGGGGCGGATCGCGCTATTCTGTTAAGCGATCGGGCCTTCGGTGGTTCAGATTCTTTGGCAACAGCTTACATTATCACTCAAGCCATTCTTAAAATCAATGAAACAGATCCTGTCGATTTGGTATTGGCCGGTAAAGAGGCTATCGACGGGGATACTGCTCAGACTGGCCCTGGCATTGCCTGCCGTTTGGGTTTTCCGCAATTGACTTATGTTATTAAGGTTACCGATATTAATAAAGACACCATAACCGTTCAGCGCAAGCTGGAAACAGGTAAAGAAGTGGTGCAGGCCAAATTACCGGCCCTGCTCACCGTTGAAAAGGAGCTTAACGATCTGCGTTATGCATCCTTGCCCAACATGATGAAGGCCGCTTCTTATGAGCCGGAGATGATCGATTCCAAATCCTTTGAGTTCGATGTGACTCAAATGGGACTTAAGGGATCACCCACCAGCGTGAATAAGATTTTTGCTCCGCCGGCTCGTTCAGGCGGAGAAACATTCGATGGCACCAAAGATCCACAAGGTGTAGCCGCCCAAGTGGTAGAGAAAATGTTCCAGCATAATATTATCATGGTTAATCCCGCTGCGAAGGGAGGCAATCGGTAA
- a CDS encoding electron transfer flavoprotein subunit alpha has protein sequence MAVIIGPGCISCGLCVGECPSEALELGDSGVVVDAGKCTECGDCVSVCPSNILSLPEGAGKSAGEPKQTSAEPSSAATAAKVEKKAAPVPGGDVWSGVWVVIEYNRGEVAPVSWELLGEGRKLANDIGCELAGVLVGHDVEAVIPEAFAHGAEKVYVVDDPVLKDYRTQPYAEAVADLVRRYQPEIILMGATAMGRDMFPVVATKMQTGLTADCTVLSIDPDSKLLLQTRPAFGGNIMATILCKTRRPQMATVRPRVMAMPERVEGRTGEVVREELGMTEDQVLTKIVDFIKGDAKSIFLDKAEILVAVGLGLGSKKNMVLAEELAEALGATLAGTRGAVEAGWITHDRQVGQTGVTVRPKLYIAIGISGAIQHLVGMETSDSIIAINNDPEAAIFRVATYGIVGDLNEVVPALTAEFKKRLQHGLAK, from the coding sequence ATGGCAGTTATTATTGGACCTGGTTGTATTAGTTGTGGACTCTGCGTGGGGGAATGCCCCTCTGAGGCCTTAGAATTAGGGGATAGCGGCGTAGTCGTCGATGCCGGAAAATGTACTGAATGCGGAGACTGCGTAAGCGTTTGTCCCAGCAATATCCTCTCTTTACCTGAGGGAGCCGGAAAAAGTGCCGGGGAACCCAAACAAACCTCCGCTGAACCGTCTTCAGCAGCAACTGCGGCAAAGGTGGAGAAGAAAGCAGCGCCGGTTCCCGGCGGCGACGTTTGGAGCGGGGTATGGGTCGTCATCGAATATAACCGTGGCGAAGTAGCCCCTGTTTCCTGGGAACTTTTGGGCGAAGGACGCAAGCTGGCCAATGATATTGGTTGTGAATTAGCCGGTGTCCTGGTTGGGCATGATGTGGAAGCCGTGATTCCGGAAGCCTTTGCTCATGGAGCAGAAAAAGTCTATGTGGTGGATGATCCCGTTCTCAAGGATTATCGGACACAGCCCTATGCTGAAGCAGTTGCCGATCTGGTGCGCAGATATCAGCCGGAGATTATCCTCATGGGTGCTACGGCCATGGGCCGTGATATGTTCCCCGTGGTGGCCACCAAGATGCAAACAGGCTTAACCGCCGATTGCACCGTGTTGAGCATCGATCCTGATTCCAAGCTGTTGCTGCAAACCCGTCCCGCTTTTGGCGGCAATATCATGGCGACGATTCTTTGTAAAACCCGCCGTCCCCAAATGGCCACGGTCCGTCCCCGGGTTATGGCTATGCCTGAACGAGTCGAAGGACGCACAGGGGAAGTGGTTCGCGAAGAACTGGGCATGACGGAAGATCAAGTGCTGACTAAAATCGTCGATTTTATAAAAGGGGATGCGAAGAGTATCTTTTTAGACAAAGCCGAAATCCTTGTGGCGGTCGGCTTAGGTCTTGGTTCTAAGAAAAACATGGTTCTGGCGGAAGAATTAGCCGAAGCCTTGGGCGCGACCCTGGCAGGAACCCGTGGCGCGGTGGAAGCAGGCTGGATTACCCATGACCGGCAAGTCGGTCAAACAGGTGTAACAGTCCGGCCCAAGCTCTATATTGCCATTGGTATCTCCGGAGCCATCCAGCATTTGGTGGGAATGGAAACATCCGACAGCATTATTGCGATCAATAACGATCCCGAGGCAGCAATCTTCCGTGTTGCTACTTATGGAATCGTAGGAGATCTTAATGAGGTCGTACCAGCTTTAACAGCTGAGTTTAAGAAACGCCTACAGCACGGCTTGGCGAAATAA